One Alnus glutinosa chromosome 3, dhAlnGlut1.1, whole genome shotgun sequence genomic region harbors:
- the LOC133864212 gene encoding uncharacterized protein LOC133864212, with protein sequence MEDQCSPLSWDVCYHEEGMEEIRHSLLYTTFELETTLVAAKEEITRREYEMVRLKDLLSRTIKERDEAQTRCQRLMFEKLMLRQQLQQNQQQLQEQLQQKQQQQLQQQQEAASNNEDESKGTDSSKHFASSDCHESIIESPGTYPISQPLPPAALKLVAEKPLPEKGKLLQAVVEAGPLLQTLLLAGPLPQWQHPPPQLNSIEIPPVAISSPTQRLVHQDSLLSLKGCFSNKSNAL encoded by the exons ATGGAGGATCAATGCAGTCCTCTTAGCTGGGATGTCTGCTACCACGAAGAG GGAATGGAAGAGATAAGGCATTCTCTCTTGTACACGACCTTCGAGCTAGAGACAACACTTGTAGCAGCTAAGGAGGAGATTACAAGAAGAGAATATGAAATGGTCCGTCTCAAAGATCTTTTGAGCAGGACCATCAAAGAGAGAGATGAAGCCCAGACAAGATGCCAGAGGCTAATGTTCGAAAAACTCATGCTTCGACAACAACTACAGCAAAATCAGCAGCAACTACAAGAACAACTACAGCAAAAGCAGCAGCAGCAactacaacaacaacaagaagCTGCTTCAAACAATGAAGATGAATCTAAAGGCACTGACTCTAGCAAGCATTTTGCCTCTTCTGACTGCCATGAAAGCATCATTGAATCTCCGGGAACATACCCAATTTCACAACCATTGCCACCAGCCGCCTTGAAGTTAGTTGCCGAGAAGCCGTTGCCGGAAAAAGGGAAGCTCCTGCAGGCAGTGGTAGAAGCTGGACCGCTCCTGCAAACCCTCCTCCTGGCCGGACCGCTTCCTCAATGGCAGCACCCACCTCCCCAACTTAACTCCATTGAAATTCCACCGGTGGCCATTTCTTCCCCTACACAGCGCCTTGTACACCAAGATTCTCTCCTTAGTTTAAAGGGTTGTTTTAGTAACAAGTCTAATGCTCTGTAA
- the LOC133864201 gene encoding SHUGOSHIN 2 isoform X4 encodes MTKGVVKGSKIGSAARRKLADISNLQQRPKMVNQEAKQLPISLTTKEYVEKLQKENMTLMKLLAERNKIIELSGIELQKLRINLQKMQQQNLQLAQANSQMLAELNLGKDRLKALQHELGCKNGLLNARKLDLEVKAKRLRCQNTGNEVGTSKCNEAGESSQADKGDYKPCHTNRRRQSKNQSLVPTTAEPVPAKENVENKRLCLRRQSARFKSEESEPTEHLFEIDKASGPTIVKLVHTKEHADKKRRSRRQSARFKSEEPEPNEDLLCNEAGESSQADKGDYEPCHTNRRQQSENQSLGSTTVEPVHAKENVENKRRCLRRQSARSKSEESEPTEDLFEIDKASGPTIAKLVHIKEQGDKKRRHSRRQSARFKSEEPGPIEDLFEIDKALGPTTLKPVHHAKESIGNKRQSARSKSEEPEQSEDFFEIHDAKFPVSPLIDDSVHETDPMAPALSIKKEDEGNTALSLEAQEIRRSSVGRPLRRAAEKIQSYKEISINVKMRRQQDLRSGSLK; translated from the exons ATGACAAAAGGAGTGGTAAAGGGATCCAAAATTGGAAGTGCTGCGAGGAGGAAGCTTGCCGACATAAGCAACTTGCAGCAGCGGCCTAAAATGGTAAATCAAGAAGCAAAGCAGCTGCCCATTTCGCTTACAACTAAGGAGTATGTTGAAAAGCTACAGAAG GAAAACATGACACTGATGAAGCTTCTTGCAGAAAGAAA TAAAATTATTGAATTGAGCGGAATTGAATTACAGAAGCTGAGAATCAATTTGCAGAAAATGCAGCAACAGAATTTGCAACTTGCCCAAGCAAACAGCCAGATGTTGGCG GAACTTAATTTAGGTAAAGATAGG CTAAAAGCACTTCAGCATGAGCTTGGATGCAAAAATGGCTTGCTTAACGCAAGAAAACTGGACTTGGAG GTCAAAGCAAAAAGGTTAAGATGTCAAAATACAGGAAATGAG GTAGGTACATCTAAGTGCAATGAGGCAGGGGAATCCTCTCAAGCAGATAAGGGGGACTATAAACCTTGTCATACCAACAGGAGACGGCAATCAAAAAATCAAT CTTTGGTCCCCACCACTGCTGAACCAGTTCCTGCCAAAGAGAATGTTGAAAATAAGAG ACTTTGTTTGAGAAGGCAATCTGCAAGGTTTAAATCTGAAGAATCAGAACCAACTGAACACTTGTTTGAGATAGATAAAGCTTCAGGCCCTACGATTGTTAAATTAGTCCATACTAAAGAACATGCTGACAAGAAGAG ACGTTCAAGAAGGCAATCTGCAAGATTTAAATCCGAAGAACCAGAACCAAATGAAGATTTGTTGTGCAATGAGGCAGGAGAATCCTCTCAAGCAGATAAGGGGGACTATGAACCTTGTCATACCAACAGGAGACAGCAATCCGAAAATCAAT CTTTGGGCTCCACCACTGTTGAACCAGTTCATGCCAAAGAGAATGTTGAAAATAAGAG ACGTTGTTTGAGAAGACAATCTGCAAGGTCTAAATCTGAAGAATCAGAACCAACTGAAGACTTGTTTGAGATAGATAAAGCTTCAGGCCCTACGATTGCTAAATTAGTCCATATTAAAGAACAGGGTGACAAGAAGAG AAGACATTCAAGAAGGCAATCTGCAAGGTTTAAATCCGAAGAACCAGGACCAATTGAAGATTTGTTTGAGATAGATAAGGCTTTGGGCCCTACCACTCTTAAACCAGTCCACCATGCTAAAGAGAGTATTGGCAATAAGAGG CAATCTGCAAGGTCAAAATCTGAAGAGCCAGAGCAAAGTGAAGACTTCTTTGAGATACATGATGCCAAATTTCCTGTCTCTCCTCTAATTGATGATTCGGTGCATGAAACTGATCCAATGGCACCAGCATTGTCAatcaaaaaagaagatgaaggaAATACTGCCCTTAGTTTAGAAGCTCAAGAGATTCGAAGATCTTCTGTTGGAAGGCCGTTGCGTCGAGCAGCTGAGAAGATTCAGTCCTACAAAGAAATTTCAATCAATGTGAAGATGCGTCGACAGCA AGATCTTAGAAGCGGTTCCTTAAAGTAG
- the LOC133864201 gene encoding SHUGOSHIN 2 isoform X3 produces MDGAFVLGSENSVAGDDMTKGVVKGSKIGSAARRKLADISNLQQRPKMVNQEAKQLPISLTTKEYVEKLQKENMTLMKLLAERNKIIELSGIELQKLRINLQKMQQQNLQLAQANSQMLAELNLGKDRLKALQHELGCKNGLLNARKLDLEVGTSKCNEAGESSQADKGDYKPCHTNRRRQSKNQSLVPTTAEPVPAKENVENKRLCLRRQSARFKSEESEPTEHLFEIDKASGPTIVKLVHTKEHADKKRRSRRQSARFKSEEPEPNEDLLCNEAGESSQADKGDYEPCHTNRRQQSENQSLGSTTVEPVHAKENVENKRRCLRRQSARSKSEESEPTEDLFEIDKASGPTIAKLVHIKEQGDKKRRHSRRQSARFKSEEPGPIEDLFEIDKALGPTTLKPVHHAKESIGNKRQSARSKSEEPEQSEDFFEIHDAKFPVSPLIDDSVHETDPMAPALSIKKEDEGNTALSLEAQEIRRSSVGRPLRRAAEKIQSYKEISINVKMRRQQDLRSGSLK; encoded by the exons ATGGACGGTGCTTTCGTCCTTGGTTCAGAAAATTCCGTTGCTGGAG ATGATATGACAAAAGGAGTGGTAAAGGGATCCAAAATTGGAAGTGCTGCGAGGAGGAAGCTTGCCGACATAAGCAACTTGCAGCAGCGGCCTAAAATGGTAAATCAAGAAGCAAAGCAGCTGCCCATTTCGCTTACAACTAAGGAGTATGTTGAAAAGCTACAGAAG GAAAACATGACACTGATGAAGCTTCTTGCAGAAAGAAA TAAAATTATTGAATTGAGCGGAATTGAATTACAGAAGCTGAGAATCAATTTGCAGAAAATGCAGCAACAGAATTTGCAACTTGCCCAAGCAAACAGCCAGATGTTGGCG GAACTTAATTTAGGTAAAGATAGG CTAAAAGCACTTCAGCATGAGCTTGGATGCAAAAATGGCTTGCTTAACGCAAGAAAACTGGACTTGGAG GTAGGTACATCTAAGTGCAATGAGGCAGGGGAATCCTCTCAAGCAGATAAGGGGGACTATAAACCTTGTCATACCAACAGGAGACGGCAATCAAAAAATCAAT CTTTGGTCCCCACCACTGCTGAACCAGTTCCTGCCAAAGAGAATGTTGAAAATAAGAG ACTTTGTTTGAGAAGGCAATCTGCAAGGTTTAAATCTGAAGAATCAGAACCAACTGAACACTTGTTTGAGATAGATAAAGCTTCAGGCCCTACGATTGTTAAATTAGTCCATACTAAAGAACATGCTGACAAGAAGAG ACGTTCAAGAAGGCAATCTGCAAGATTTAAATCCGAAGAACCAGAACCAAATGAAGATTTGTTGTGCAATGAGGCAGGAGAATCCTCTCAAGCAGATAAGGGGGACTATGAACCTTGTCATACCAACAGGAGACAGCAATCCGAAAATCAAT CTTTGGGCTCCACCACTGTTGAACCAGTTCATGCCAAAGAGAATGTTGAAAATAAGAG ACGTTGTTTGAGAAGACAATCTGCAAGGTCTAAATCTGAAGAATCAGAACCAACTGAAGACTTGTTTGAGATAGATAAAGCTTCAGGCCCTACGATTGCTAAATTAGTCCATATTAAAGAACAGGGTGACAAGAAGAG AAGACATTCAAGAAGGCAATCTGCAAGGTTTAAATCCGAAGAACCAGGACCAATTGAAGATTTGTTTGAGATAGATAAGGCTTTGGGCCCTACCACTCTTAAACCAGTCCACCATGCTAAAGAGAGTATTGGCAATAAGAGG CAATCTGCAAGGTCAAAATCTGAAGAGCCAGAGCAAAGTGAAGACTTCTTTGAGATACATGATGCCAAATTTCCTGTCTCTCCTCTAATTGATGATTCGGTGCATGAAACTGATCCAATGGCACCAGCATTGTCAatcaaaaaagaagatgaaggaAATACTGCCCTTAGTTTAGAAGCTCAAGAGATTCGAAGATCTTCTGTTGGAAGGCCGTTGCGTCGAGCAGCTGAGAAGATTCAGTCCTACAAAGAAATTTCAATCAATGTGAAGATGCGTCGACAGCA AGATCTTAGAAGCGGTTCCTTAAAGTAG
- the LOC133864201 gene encoding SHUGOSHIN 2 isoform X1, whose protein sequence is MDGAFVLGSENSVAGDDMTKGVVKGSKIGSAARRKLADISNLQQRPKMVNQEAKQLPISLTTKEYVEKLQKENMTLMKLLAERNKIIELSGIELQKLRINLQKMQQQNLQLAQANSQMLAELNLGKDRLKALQHELGCKNGLLNARKLDLEVKAKRLRCQNTGNEVGTSKCNEAGESSQADKGDYKPCHTNRRRQSKNQSLVPTTAEPVPAKENVENKRLCLRRQSARFKSEESEPTEHLFEIDKASGPTIVKLVHTKEHADKKRRSRRQSARFKSEEPEPNEDLLCNEAGESSQADKGDYEPCHTNRRQQSENQSLGSTTVEPVHAKENVENKRRCLRRQSARSKSEESEPTEDLFEIDKASGPTIAKLVHIKEQGDKKRRHSRRQSARFKSEEPGPIEDLFEIDKALGPTTLKPVHHAKESIGNKRQSARSKSEEPEQSEDFFEIHDAKFPVSPLIDDSVHETDPMAPALSIKKEDEGNTALSLEAQEIRRSSVGRPLRRAAEKIQSYKEISINVKMRRQQDLRSGSLK, encoded by the exons ATGGACGGTGCTTTCGTCCTTGGTTCAGAAAATTCCGTTGCTGGAG ATGATATGACAAAAGGAGTGGTAAAGGGATCCAAAATTGGAAGTGCTGCGAGGAGGAAGCTTGCCGACATAAGCAACTTGCAGCAGCGGCCTAAAATGGTAAATCAAGAAGCAAAGCAGCTGCCCATTTCGCTTACAACTAAGGAGTATGTTGAAAAGCTACAGAAG GAAAACATGACACTGATGAAGCTTCTTGCAGAAAGAAA TAAAATTATTGAATTGAGCGGAATTGAATTACAGAAGCTGAGAATCAATTTGCAGAAAATGCAGCAACAGAATTTGCAACTTGCCCAAGCAAACAGCCAGATGTTGGCG GAACTTAATTTAGGTAAAGATAGG CTAAAAGCACTTCAGCATGAGCTTGGATGCAAAAATGGCTTGCTTAACGCAAGAAAACTGGACTTGGAG GTCAAAGCAAAAAGGTTAAGATGTCAAAATACAGGAAATGAG GTAGGTACATCTAAGTGCAATGAGGCAGGGGAATCCTCTCAAGCAGATAAGGGGGACTATAAACCTTGTCATACCAACAGGAGACGGCAATCAAAAAATCAAT CTTTGGTCCCCACCACTGCTGAACCAGTTCCTGCCAAAGAGAATGTTGAAAATAAGAG ACTTTGTTTGAGAAGGCAATCTGCAAGGTTTAAATCTGAAGAATCAGAACCAACTGAACACTTGTTTGAGATAGATAAAGCTTCAGGCCCTACGATTGTTAAATTAGTCCATACTAAAGAACATGCTGACAAGAAGAG ACGTTCAAGAAGGCAATCTGCAAGATTTAAATCCGAAGAACCAGAACCAAATGAAGATTTGTTGTGCAATGAGGCAGGAGAATCCTCTCAAGCAGATAAGGGGGACTATGAACCTTGTCATACCAACAGGAGACAGCAATCCGAAAATCAAT CTTTGGGCTCCACCACTGTTGAACCAGTTCATGCCAAAGAGAATGTTGAAAATAAGAG ACGTTGTTTGAGAAGACAATCTGCAAGGTCTAAATCTGAAGAATCAGAACCAACTGAAGACTTGTTTGAGATAGATAAAGCTTCAGGCCCTACGATTGCTAAATTAGTCCATATTAAAGAACAGGGTGACAAGAAGAG AAGACATTCAAGAAGGCAATCTGCAAGGTTTAAATCCGAAGAACCAGGACCAATTGAAGATTTGTTTGAGATAGATAAGGCTTTGGGCCCTACCACTCTTAAACCAGTCCACCATGCTAAAGAGAGTATTGGCAATAAGAGG CAATCTGCAAGGTCAAAATCTGAAGAGCCAGAGCAAAGTGAAGACTTCTTTGAGATACATGATGCCAAATTTCCTGTCTCTCCTCTAATTGATGATTCGGTGCATGAAACTGATCCAATGGCACCAGCATTGTCAatcaaaaaagaagatgaaggaAATACTGCCCTTAGTTTAGAAGCTCAAGAGATTCGAAGATCTTCTGTTGGAAGGCCGTTGCGTCGAGCAGCTGAGAAGATTCAGTCCTACAAAGAAATTTCAATCAATGTGAAGATGCGTCGACAGCA AGATCTTAGAAGCGGTTCCTTAAAGTAG
- the LOC133864201 gene encoding SHUGOSHIN 2 isoform X2 — MDGAFVLGSENSVAGDDMTKGVVKGSKIGSAARRKLADISNLQQRPKMVNQEAKQLPISLTTKEYVEKLQKENMTLMKLLAERNKIIELSGIELQKLRINLQKMQQQNLQLAQANSQMLAELNLGKDRLKALQHELGCKNGLLNARKLDLEVKAKRLRCQNTGNEVGTSKCNEAGESSQADKGDYKPCHTNRRRQSKNQSLVPTTAEPVPAKENVENKRLCLRRQSARFKSEESEPTEHLFEIDKASGPTIVKLVHTKEHADKKRRSRRQSARFKSEEPEPNEDLLCNEAGESSQADKGDYEPCHTNRRQQSENQSLGSTTVEPVHAKENVENKRRCLRRQSARSKSEESEPTEDLFEIDKASGPTIAKLVHIKEQGDKKRRHSRRQSARFKSEEPGPIEDLFEIDKALGPTTLKPVHHAKESIGNKRSKSEEPEQSEDFFEIHDAKFPVSPLIDDSVHETDPMAPALSIKKEDEGNTALSLEAQEIRRSSVGRPLRRAAEKIQSYKEISINVKMRRQQDLRSGSLK; from the exons ATGGACGGTGCTTTCGTCCTTGGTTCAGAAAATTCCGTTGCTGGAG ATGATATGACAAAAGGAGTGGTAAAGGGATCCAAAATTGGAAGTGCTGCGAGGAGGAAGCTTGCCGACATAAGCAACTTGCAGCAGCGGCCTAAAATGGTAAATCAAGAAGCAAAGCAGCTGCCCATTTCGCTTACAACTAAGGAGTATGTTGAAAAGCTACAGAAG GAAAACATGACACTGATGAAGCTTCTTGCAGAAAGAAA TAAAATTATTGAATTGAGCGGAATTGAATTACAGAAGCTGAGAATCAATTTGCAGAAAATGCAGCAACAGAATTTGCAACTTGCCCAAGCAAACAGCCAGATGTTGGCG GAACTTAATTTAGGTAAAGATAGG CTAAAAGCACTTCAGCATGAGCTTGGATGCAAAAATGGCTTGCTTAACGCAAGAAAACTGGACTTGGAG GTCAAAGCAAAAAGGTTAAGATGTCAAAATACAGGAAATGAG GTAGGTACATCTAAGTGCAATGAGGCAGGGGAATCCTCTCAAGCAGATAAGGGGGACTATAAACCTTGTCATACCAACAGGAGACGGCAATCAAAAAATCAAT CTTTGGTCCCCACCACTGCTGAACCAGTTCCTGCCAAAGAGAATGTTGAAAATAAGAG ACTTTGTTTGAGAAGGCAATCTGCAAGGTTTAAATCTGAAGAATCAGAACCAACTGAACACTTGTTTGAGATAGATAAAGCTTCAGGCCCTACGATTGTTAAATTAGTCCATACTAAAGAACATGCTGACAAGAAGAG ACGTTCAAGAAGGCAATCTGCAAGATTTAAATCCGAAGAACCAGAACCAAATGAAGATTTGTTGTGCAATGAGGCAGGAGAATCCTCTCAAGCAGATAAGGGGGACTATGAACCTTGTCATACCAACAGGAGACAGCAATCCGAAAATCAAT CTTTGGGCTCCACCACTGTTGAACCAGTTCATGCCAAAGAGAATGTTGAAAATAAGAG ACGTTGTTTGAGAAGACAATCTGCAAGGTCTAAATCTGAAGAATCAGAACCAACTGAAGACTTGTTTGAGATAGATAAAGCTTCAGGCCCTACGATTGCTAAATTAGTCCATATTAAAGAACAGGGTGACAAGAAGAG AAGACATTCAAGAAGGCAATCTGCAAGGTTTAAATCCGAAGAACCAGGACCAATTGAAGATTTGTTTGAGATAGATAAGGCTTTGGGCCCTACCACTCTTAAACCAGTCCACCATGCTAAAGAGAGTATTGGCAATAAGAG GTCAAAATCTGAAGAGCCAGAGCAAAGTGAAGACTTCTTTGAGATACATGATGCCAAATTTCCTGTCTCTCCTCTAATTGATGATTCGGTGCATGAAACTGATCCAATGGCACCAGCATTGTCAatcaaaaaagaagatgaaggaAATACTGCCCTTAGTTTAGAAGCTCAAGAGATTCGAAGATCTTCTGTTGGAAGGCCGTTGCGTCGAGCAGCTGAGAAGATTCAGTCCTACAAAGAAATTTCAATCAATGTGAAGATGCGTCGACAGCA AGATCTTAGAAGCGGTTCCTTAAAGTAG
- the LOC133864281 gene encoding probable pectate lyase 18, with amino-acid sequence MLISTTCILLMCFLLSSLPFLTKATLNLTHPHQHPDPEAVVLEVQRRVNVSVSRRQMLSLQAKDQASSCITGNPIDDCWACDPDWQKNRQRLADCGIGFGHNALGGKGGQIYVVTDSSDGDPANPVPGTLRHAVIQEEPLWIVFSADMTIKLKHELIFNSYKTVDGRGANVHVVGNGCITLQYVSNVIIHNIHVHNCKPSGNTDIRVSPTHVGWRGRSDGDGISIFGARQIWIDHCSLSYCTDGLIDAIMGSTGITISNNYFSHHDEVMLLGHDDRYALDTGMQITIAFNHFGEELVQRMPRCRRGYIHVVNNDFTEWEMYAIGGSANPTINSQGNRYIAPSNQNAKEVTKRVDTDEGQWTDWNWRTDGDIMVNGAFFVPSGAGLSAQYAKASSVEPKAAGLIEQLTMHAGVLGGPRERSETISSPGSNIGGTSTSTSTGTTYDGNTGSSGGGDGDFFGMIFRGAAAPLTPSSTQTLLPLLIILILYVSTNHHVLLSLTLL; translated from the exons ATGCTGATTTCTACCACATGCATTCTCTTAATGTGTTTCCTCTTGAGCTCTCTCCCCTTCCTCACCAAAGCCACTCTCAATCTCACGCATCCTCACCAACACCCCGACCCTGAAGCTGTTGTTCTTGAAGTACAAAG GCGCGTCAATGTCTCTGTCTCCCGAAGACAAATGCTCTCTCTCCAAGCAAAGGACCAAGCTTCCTCATGCATCACCGGCAACCCCATCGACGACTGTTGGGCATGCGACCCGGACTGGCAAAAAAACCGCCAAAGGCTCGCCGACTGCGGCATCGGATTCGGCCACAACGCCCTCGGCGGCAAAGGCGGTCAGATCTACGTCGTCACCGACTCCTCCGACGGTGACCCCGCCAACCCTGTCCCCGGTACCCTCCGCCACGCTGTCATTCAAGAAGAACCCCTCTG GATAGTGTTCTCTGCGGACATGACCATAAAGCTGAAGCACGAGCTGATCTTCAACAGCTACAAGACCGTCGACGGCCGCGGCGCGAACGTCCACGTCGTGGGCAACGGGTGCATCACACTGCAGTACGTCTCCAACGTCATCATCCACAACATCCACGTGCACAACTGCAAGCCGTCGGGGAACACCGATATACGGGTCTCCCCGACGCACGTCGGGTGGAGGGGTAGATCCGACGGCGACGGGATCTCCATCTTCGGCGCTCGTCAGATCTGGATCGACCATTGTTCCTTATCTTACTGCACGGACGGCCTGATCGACGCGATAATGGGGTCCACTGGGATAACCATCTCCAATAATTATTTCTCGCATCACGACGAGGTGATGCTGCTGGGCCACGATGATCGCTACGCGTTGGACACGGGGATGCAGATCACGATTGCGTTTAATCACTTCGGTGAGGAGCTGGTGCAGCGTATGCCTCGGTGTAGACGCGGGTACATACACGTGGTGAACAATGATTTCACGGAGTGGGAGATGTATGCTATTGGTGGTAGCGCTAATCCTACCATCAATAGTCAGGGGAATCGGTATATTGCTCCATCGAACCAGAACGCTAAGGAG GTGACAAAGCGCGTGGACACGGACGAGGGGCAGTGGACGGACTGGAACTGGAGGACGGACGGGGATATTATGGTAAATGGGGCGTTCTTCGTTCCCTCGGGAGCGGGCCTGAGCGCTCAGTACGCCAAGGCCTCCAGCGTGGAGCCCAAGGCCGCTGGCCTCATCGAGCAGCTAACCATGCACGCCGGTGTCCTCGGTGGGCCCAG GGAGAGGAGTGAGACCATCTCGTCCCCAGGATCCAACATTGGTGGGACCAGCACCAGCACCAGCACGGGGACCACCTACGATGGCAACACAGGGTCCAGCGGCGGTGGTGATGGTGACTTTTTTGGAATGATATTCAGAGGTGCCGCGGCGCCCCTCACCCCATCTTCTACTCAAACATTATTGccccttttaattattttaattttgtacgTTTCCACCAACCATCATGTCCTATTATCCTTAACATTATTGTAA